One window of the Bacteroidales bacterium genome contains the following:
- a CDS encoding T9SS type A sorting domain-containing protein, translating to MEPDESPYLSDTVMKSAIYKENVLPNAMLRDILVANPQSAKSTEILDEINERFDPMPDEMMGEILQGRNIDGELEILEAKMAKHVAAKYESLYKLESLYKQDTLDFLGSMDSLISLWSGETDPEILYRLAFLYFYNNDSLNCFNTLEMIPQLTNLTIEQTQDYEDYNFLMEILWPLKQGNDILDSLMVEQLTELKSRESKPGSLARNVLVANGITDYIEPIYLSDNLKSSLIIPDKHGNSKQKDNRLSIFPNPAKDYIIVSYDLSGKAGNPWIDIYSLEGKPCYRQSLIGSKNQIVIPMAKLASGVYSVQLVMDGEILESSKFVLINE from the coding sequence ATGGAACCGGATGAATCTCCCTATTTATCAGATACGGTGATGAAATCAGCTATTTATAAAGAGAATGTACTTCCAAATGCTATGTTAAGGGATATACTGGTTGCTAATCCACAGTCTGCTAAATCAACGGAAATACTTGATGAAATTAATGAAAGATTTGATCCAATGCCGGATGAAATGATGGGCGAGATTCTTCAAGGAAGAAATATTGACGGAGAACTCGAAATTCTTGAAGCTAAAATGGCAAAACATGTGGCTGCAAAGTACGAATCATTATACAAATTAGAATCATTATATAAACAGGATACACTTGATTTTCTAGGATCAATGGATAGCTTAATTAGTCTTTGGTCTGGTGAAACTGATCCGGAAATTCTTTACAGACTCGCTTTTTTGTATTTTTATAACAATGATTCACTCAACTGCTTCAATACTTTGGAAATGATTCCTCAGCTGACAAATCTAACAATTGAGCAGACGCAAGACTATGAGGATTATAATTTCCTAATGGAAATACTATGGCCTTTAAAACAAGGTAACGATATTCTCGATTCATTGATGGTTGAGCAATTAACGGAACTTAAATCAAGAGAATCCAAACCCGGTTCACTTGCTCGTAATGTTTTGGTGGCTAATGGAATTACAGATTATATTGAACCGATTTATTTATCGGATAACTTAAAATCATCACTAATTATTCCTGACAAACATGGAAATTCAAAACAAAAAGACAATAGGTTAAGTATATTTCCGAATCCGGCAAAGGATTACATTATAGTCTCTTATGATCTGTCAGGGAAAGCAGGAAACCCCTGGATTGATATTTATTCCTTAGAGGGAAAGCCATGTTACCGGCAAAGTCTCATAGGAAGTAAGAATCAGATCGTTATACCCATGGCTAAACTTGCTTCTGGGGTATATAGTGTACAATTAGTCATGGATGGAGAAATATTAGAATCCTCAAAATTTGTACTTATAAATGAGTAA
- a CDS encoding DUF3570 domain-containing protein produces MYAPQVSFSHEIDSTNTILFDAGIDFITSASTDRIDYNMSSASYQDAHFQVSAGYSRYFRKPQIELGLTGSMSLESDFLSGGFNLWFYHPDKAGMTSYYASFQAFFDDLRWGRLNDDYKKPVTLVYPVELRDTNWFDIYMRYSYNLSLGIERVINRRMSIGFFPGVIIQTGLLSTPYHRVYFKGEDKAKVEHLPTRRIKIPVGVKLNAYIGTSLILNTFYRFYLDDFDILSNTLGLETFYKVNPYLTPSISFRFYQQSGSKYFMPFKKHLLTETFYTSDYDLSAFYSVKAGAGFRYAPYKRMFANWSFDEIELMYYYYWRSDGLQAHFISTFFGIKSLVPKYRTI; encoded by the coding sequence GTGTATGCACCTCAGGTCTCCTTCTCCCATGAGATCGATTCCACAAACACGATCCTTTTTGATGCCGGCATTGATTTCATTACCTCTGCATCTACCGACCGGATCGATTATAATATGTCATCTGCTTCTTACCAGGACGCGCATTTCCAGGTTTCAGCCGGCTACAGCCGATATTTCCGTAAACCGCAGATTGAGCTTGGCTTAACGGGCAGCATGTCACTGGAGTCTGATTTTCTATCGGGAGGCTTTAATCTCTGGTTCTATCACCCCGACAAAGCTGGAATGACGAGCTACTATGCCAGTTTTCAGGCATTCTTCGATGACTTGCGTTGGGGCAGGCTTAATGATGATTATAAAAAGCCCGTCACCCTGGTTTACCCTGTAGAACTCAGAGATACCAATTGGTTCGATATTTACATGCGTTACTCATATAACCTCAGCCTTGGCATTGAAAGGGTGATAAACCGCAGGATGAGCATTGGATTTTTTCCCGGTGTAATTATTCAGACAGGATTACTCTCCACTCCTTACCACAGGGTATATTTCAAGGGTGAAGATAAGGCGAAGGTGGAACACCTGCCAACCCGCCGTATTAAAATTCCTGTGGGAGTTAAACTCAATGCTTACATCGGTACAAGCCTGATCCTGAATACTTTTTATCGTTTTTACCTGGATGATTTCGACATACTTTCCAATACATTAGGATTGGAAACTTTTTACAAAGTCAACCCTTACCTGACTCCGTCCATTTCATTCCGGTTTTACCAGCAATCCGGATCGAAATATTTCATGCCATTTAAGAAACATCTCCTTACTGAAACTTTTTACACGTCCGACTACGACTTATCAGCCTTTTACAGCGTGAAAGCCGGCGCCGGTTTCAGGTATGCGCCTTATAAGAGAATGTTTGCCAACTGGTCGTTCGATGAAATTGAGCTGATGTATTATTATTACTGGCGCTCCGATGGGCTGCAGGCGCATTTTATCAGCACATTCTTCGGAATTAAGTCATTAGTCCCTAAATATAGAACAATATAG
- a CDS encoding FAD:protein FMN transferase: MITFKIRFIYPALWVLIILLFLVSPAFAQLLDNETEAFIRAKEQNRPVFLIFSGSDWCVPCIRFEKEIFSDSSFIKYSEENLVILKAEFPQKKKLSPEIILQNEKLAEKYNPTGLFPHLVLLNPDGNIITTLWYEHQSTEEFIRQMKNAMPETDCLKEFRTSAMLMGCGFEFTIVDSANSNNGWQLIQESINEVKRIENMISEWSDTTEAGRLNANAGKEPVRLSPEVYELIRRSIIISELTQGAFDITFGGVGKLWRFDRKNPVMPDSSTVMQALGSVGYRHILLMDSSQVFLSKPGMRIGFGAIGKGYAAEIVKTMLMKKGITSGVVNASGDLTAWGIRPDGSSWKVGIADPTNPVKILLWLPVTDAAVATSGDYEKYFEINGIRYAHIIDPRTGYPTKGVQSVTIISPDAELSDALATAVFVMGVETGLDFIAQLPGTYCIIIDDKNNIHYSRGIELLITKE; the protein is encoded by the coding sequence ATGATAACCTTCAAGATTCGATTTATCTATCCGGCGCTTTGGGTATTGATCATCCTTCTATTCCTGGTCTCTCCTGCTTTTGCCCAGTTGCTAGATAATGAAACAGAGGCATTTATACGTGCAAAAGAACAGAACCGCCCCGTATTCCTGATCTTTTCCGGTTCCGACTGGTGTGTCCCCTGCATCCGGTTTGAGAAAGAGATCTTCTCCGACAGCAGCTTCATCAAATATTCTGAAGAAAACCTGGTCATCCTGAAAGCCGAATTCCCGCAAAAGAAGAAACTTTCGCCTGAGATCATCTTACAAAATGAAAAACTGGCGGAAAAATACAATCCTACCGGCCTGTTCCCGCACCTGGTCCTGTTAAACCCGGATGGAAACATCATCACAACACTTTGGTATGAACATCAAAGTACGGAAGAGTTTATCAGGCAGATGAAAAATGCGATGCCTGAGACGGATTGTCTTAAGGAATTCAGGACCAGCGCGATGCTCATGGGCTGCGGCTTTGAATTCACTATCGTCGATTCAGCCAATTCCAACAATGGGTGGCAATTGATACAGGAGAGCATCAATGAAGTCAAACGGATCGAGAACATGATTTCAGAATGGAGCGACACCACGGAGGCTGGCAGGTTGAATGCAAATGCCGGAAAGGAACCTGTAAGGTTGTCCCCGGAGGTTTACGAACTCATCCGGAGAAGCATAATAATATCGGAACTGACCCAGGGAGCTTTTGATATCACCTTTGGCGGGGTGGGAAAACTCTGGAGATTCGACCGGAAAAATCCGGTGATGCCGGATTCTTCAACGGTTATGCAAGCTTTGGGTTCGGTCGGGTATCGGCATATCCTCCTGATGGATTCATCGCAGGTTTTTCTTTCGAAACCCGGGATGCGGATCGGTTTCGGCGCCATCGGGAAAGGCTATGCGGCGGAAATAGTTAAGACGATGTTGATGAAAAAGGGCATTACCAGCGGAGTGGTCAATGCCAGTGGTGACCTCACAGCCTGGGGAATCCGCCCTGACGGCAGCTCCTGGAAAGTCGGAATTGCCGACCCGACGAATCCGGTCAAGATACTGCTTTGGCTCCCTGTAACTGATGCTGCCGTAGCAACATCGGGGGATTATGAAAAGTATTTCGAGATCAACGGCATCCGCTATGCCCATATTATTGATCCACGGACAGGATACCCGACAAAAGGAGTGCAAAGTGTAACTATTATCAGTCCTGATGCCGAGCTTTCAGATGCACTGGCCACCGCAGTATTTGTCATGGGCGTGGAAACTGGCCTGGATTTTATCGCGCAACTGCCGGGGACGTATTGCATCATCATCGATGATAAGAATAATATTCATTACTCCCGGGGTATTGAGCTGCTAATAACTAAAGAGTGA
- a CDS encoding T9SS type A sorting domain-containing protein yields the protein MRQLTLICFLTVLTQFSGYPQNRWIQQYLNDMDAPGMSLNISYDKGYLLSGWVTPNYPPYTWLIKTDINGEILWGKFIGGEDNNIGVARISQNRNGEIYLCGSAGNDDGTDPIIIKLNACGEKEWCKKISTTSNNDFFWSNAITPDGGYAALIFGAFLPLYSYRTGILRFSPEGDLLWQQYYQSPDQGVSGEALSNLILTPDHGFLMTGMCYYPDPDNPTIGWLHPYYIKVDSLGNFEWEIILHKETADIGGDAFMTLLNPEQTYYYSCISHYYHSDTLSATRPSIVKIDMQGNVMGVYDLVNGNYDYGKLMTFDFLNDSLLAGSAGWGNDDDDYQSRVIIFDTLGHITNSVTIINDYFLGFTKKTFDGNILILISSHLSGEFDTYLYKLTQDLEQDTFYTTPFVYDSLCPYQIASDTIVPDDCGIIVGIEEDGRTVGRYDGKTGGLEVWPNPCREMLNVECLMLNEGKDYSICIYDIFGRKVQKIKIPDGQDKVLVNVEGFTSGVYIAILKKGFDLLESRKFVVAR from the coding sequence ATGAGGCAACTTACGCTGATATGTTTTCTAACAGTACTAACTCAATTTTCCGGCTATCCCCAAAATAGATGGATTCAGCAATATCTAAATGATATGGATGCCCCAGGTATGAGTTTGAATATTTCATATGATAAAGGTTATCTATTATCGGGGTGGGTAACTCCAAATTATCCACCCTATACCTGGCTAATCAAGACAGATATCAATGGGGAAATTTTATGGGGAAAATTCATCGGTGGTGAAGATAACAATATTGGAGTTGCTCGCATTAGTCAAAACAGAAATGGGGAAATTTATCTATGTGGTTCTGCTGGTAATGATGATGGTACCGATCCAATTATTATCAAATTGAATGCTTGTGGTGAGAAAGAATGGTGCAAAAAAATCTCAACAACAAGTAACAATGATTTTTTCTGGAGCAATGCCATTACTCCAGATGGCGGTTATGCTGCACTAATTTTTGGTGCATTCCTACCTTTGTATAGTTACAGGACAGGTATATTAAGGTTTTCTCCAGAAGGTGATCTATTATGGCAGCAATATTACCAAAGTCCGGATCAGGGTGTTAGTGGTGAAGCATTATCGAATTTAATTCTAACACCTGATCATGGTTTTCTGATGACTGGAATGTGTTATTACCCTGACCCGGATAACCCAACAATTGGATGGCTTCATCCTTATTATATCAAGGTAGATTCACTGGGTAATTTTGAATGGGAAATAATACTGCACAAAGAAACAGCAGATATAGGAGGAGATGCATTTATGACTTTGTTAAATCCGGAACAAACCTATTATTATTCCTGTATTAGCCATTATTATCATTCTGATACATTATCAGCAACAAGACCTTCAATTGTTAAAATAGATATGCAAGGTAATGTTATGGGAGTATATGATTTAGTTAACGGTAATTATGATTACGGCAAATTAATGACTTTCGATTTTTTAAATGATTCATTACTTGCCGGAAGTGCCGGTTGGGGTAATGATGATGACGATTACCAATCCCGAGTTATAATTTTTGATACTTTGGGCCATATCACTAATTCTGTTACTATTATTAATGATTACTTTTTAGGGTTTACAAAAAAGACATTTGATGGTAATATCCTAATTCTAATATCAAGTCACTTATCAGGTGAATTTGATACTTACTTATACAAATTGACCCAGGATCTTGAGCAGGACACATTTTACACGACTCCCTTTGTTTACGACAGCCTTTGCCCTTACCAGATTGCATCGGATACCATCGTCCCTGATGATTGCGGGATTATTGTGGGGATTGAGGAAGACGGTAGGACTGTAGGACGGTATGACGGTAAGACGGGTGGGTTGGAGGTGTGGCCGAATCCCTGCCGGGAAATGTTGAATGTTGAATGTTTAATGTTGAATGAGGGAAAGGATTATTCAATTTGTATTTATGATATATTTGGGAGGAAAGTTCAAAAAATAAAAATCCCGGATGGGCAGGACAAAGTTCTGGTGAATGTAGAAGGTTTTACATCAGGTGTGTATATTGCTATCCTGAAAAAAGGTTTTGATTTATTGGAAAGCAGGAAGTTTGTCGTAGCCAGGTAA
- a CDS encoding T9SS type A sorting domain-containing protein, producing the protein MRRITLIFLITVFTCFSVYTQNRWIQQYHDDLTGPGIFIDVSYDHGYLLTGWVVPNFPHYTWLTKTDENGMILWDKFLGSINGSTVVDQFKQSSSGNIYLCGGTINEGMVDPLIIKLNECGEKEWCRLILTTSDNDFFRSIVITPDGGCAALIFGAFLPLYNNRTGILKFSPDGELLWQQYYQSPDQGVDNEDLSNLILTPDHGFLMTGYCGYPDPVNPSIAWLHPYYVKVDSLGNFEWEIVLHKETGCLGGKALSSLMNPTQKYYYSCISHYYHSDTLYAKRPSLVKIDLLGNVIGVYDLVHEDYDWGTLFSAVFFNDSLLAGGANWSYNEDGPRSRAIIFDTLGNIKDSLTLLNTGWLSKTAITHDGKLLFYNTIEENGDFDTYLFKLTQDLEQDTFYTTPFIYDSLCPYQIASDTIVPDDCGVIVGVEDDDKTIGLYDGKTGGLEVWPNPCREMLNVECLMLNEGKDYSICIYDIFGRKVLEIKVPDRQNEVQINVEGYPTGIYLAVLKNGQAMKANAKFMVVR; encoded by the coding sequence ATGAGACGAATAACGCTTATATTCTTAATTACGGTATTCACTTGTTTTTCAGTCTACACTCAAAATAGGTGGATACAGCAATACCATGATGATTTGACTGGCCCAGGTATATTCATTGATGTTTCATACGACCATGGGTACTTGCTTACCGGTTGGGTCGTACCCAATTTCCCTCATTATACTTGGTTAACAAAAACAGATGAGAATGGGATGATTTTATGGGATAAATTCTTGGGGAGCATCAATGGATCAACAGTGGTTGATCAGTTTAAGCAAAGCTCAAGTGGTAATATCTATTTATGTGGCGGTACAATTAATGAAGGGATGGTGGATCCGCTAATTATTAAATTGAACGAATGCGGTGAGAAGGAGTGGTGCAGGCTGATTTTGACAACCAGTGACAATGATTTTTTCAGAAGCATTGTCATTACTCCGGATGGAGGTTGTGCTGCACTCATTTTTGGGGCATTTCTACCTTTGTATAATAACAGGACAGGTATTTTAAAATTCTCTCCAGACGGAGAATTATTATGGCAGCAGTATTACCAAAGTCCAGATCAGGGCGTCGATAATGAAGACTTATCGAATTTGATCTTGACTCCTGATCATGGCTTTCTGATGACAGGCTATTGTGGTTATCCTGATCCAGTAAATCCATCCATTGCCTGGCTTCATCCATATTATGTCAAGGTAGATTCATTGGGGAATTTTGAATGGGAAATTGTACTTCACAAGGAGACTGGTTGTTTGGGAGGTAAGGCATTATCATCATTAATGAATCCCACCCAAAAATACTATTATTCCTGCATAAGCCACTATTATCATTCTGACACTCTTTACGCAAAACGTCCTTCATTGGTTAAAATTGATCTGCTTGGAAATGTCATTGGAGTCTATGACTTAGTTCATGAGGATTACGATTGGGGAACTCTTTTCTCTGCTGTTTTTTTTAACGATTCCCTCTTGGCCGGTGGAGCAAACTGGAGTTACAATGAAGATGGACCTCGATCCCGTGCTATCATTTTCGATACTCTAGGAAATATAAAAGACTCCCTAACTTTACTAAATACAGGTTGGCTGAGCAAAACGGCCATTACACATGATGGCAAACTATTGTTTTATAACACAATAGAAGAAAATGGAGATTTTGACACTTACCTTTTCAAGCTAACCCAGGATCTCGAGCAGGACACTTTTTATACCACACCTTTTATTTACGACAGCCTTTGCCCGTATCAAATTGCATCAGATACCATTGTGCCGGATGATTGCGGGGTGATTGTGGGGGTGGAGGATGACGATAAGACTATAGGACTGTATGACGGTAAGACGGGTGGGTTGGAGGTGTGGCCGAATCCCTGCCGGGAAATGTTGAATGTTGAATGTTTAATGTTGAATGAGGGAAAGGATTATTCAATTTGTATTTATGATATATTTGGGAGGAAAGTATTGGAAATCAAAGTTCCGGATAGGCAAAATGAGGTGCAGATCAATGTGGAAGGTTATCCGACTGGGATTTACCTTGCGGTGCTGAAGAATGGACAGGCGATGAAGGCAAACGCTAAGTTTATGGTTGTGAGGTAG